A genomic segment from Leptolyngbya boryana PCC 6306 encodes:
- a CDS encoding peptidylprolyl isomerase: MSDFEQISLLTIDNQSLSLGTVLQYFQLSGKLMPWIRDILEQHIVFQTIQSRNDLNILESEVDQAVINFRINNQLSDADVFEQWLINQGIDFAVLRSRFVIGLKVDKLKALIAEPNLQALFDQQKLALDQVELYYMIASSQEIAEEIQRKIEQEGGFEKVAREYALAEEPQVSLVRRAFSLAQLPEDLRTAIAQKQAGDTVGAIEVEQRWCVFRIEAVVPAVLEGELKLALQNQLFEQWVADQIQQLSVRLGGSQLAEASAVETEERELVATM, translated from the coding sequence ATGTCAGACTTTGAGCAAATCTCCCTGTTGACGATCGACAACCAATCCCTTTCTCTTGGCACGGTACTTCAGTACTTTCAACTCTCTGGAAAACTGATGCCTTGGATTAGAGACATTCTTGAACAGCATATTGTTTTTCAAACGATTCAATCTCGCAACGACTTGAATATTCTTGAATCTGAGGTAGATCAAGCAGTCATTAATTTCCGAATCAACAATCAATTGTCTGATGCAGATGTCTTTGAGCAATGGTTGATCAATCAAGGCATCGACTTCGCAGTATTGAGAAGTCGGTTTGTGATTGGGCTGAAAGTGGACAAGCTGAAAGCATTGATCGCAGAGCCAAATTTGCAGGCATTGTTTGATCAGCAGAAGCTCGCATTGGATCAGGTCGAACTTTATTACATGATCGCTTCGAGCCAAGAGATTGCTGAAGAAATTCAGCGCAAAATCGAACAAGAAGGTGGTTTTGAGAAAGTTGCGAGAGAGTATGCTTTAGCAGAAGAGCCGCAAGTGAGCTTGGTTAGACGGGCTTTTTCGCTGGCTCAGTTGCCTGAAGACCTCAGAACCGCGATCGCACAAAAGCAAGCTGGCGATACCGTGGGCGCAATCGAAGTTGAGCAGCGCTGGTGTGTGTTCCGCATCGAAGCAGTCGTTCCTGCTGTCTTGGAAGGTGAATTAAAGCTTGCGCTACAAAATCAGCTGTTTGAACAATGGGTTGCTGATCAGATCCAGCAGTTATCTGTTCGATTGGGAGGATCTCAACTGGCTGAGGCTTCTGCCGTTGAGACAGAAGAACGGGAACTGGTAGCGACAATGTAG
- a CDS encoding acetate--CoA ligase family protein, with protein MVVDRISELNRVNARKTDAFDIFNIRAYVGANPYLSMAAIVFDFTLTKNQNALPVEQYAKIVSDRYPDFREKTFTSHADLFAQTVAKVSALEMDLHLQHWSVTAYPQFDRIAVETLHARTSRELIFSVWDWFEAMTQGQDFAIADHIEVLQAQFRRSVYGGPTVYALLKSARELGIPTFYLWDEGLMQYGYGRKQVRGIATTFERDSHLDSDFTTRKDDCKAFLQTLGFPVPKGRIVSSFNEALNAVDRIGYPVAVKPVVGHKGIGVTANIQSDEDLEAAFDRAVEAVEPEQSIRIIIEQSIEGDDFRLLCVDGKFIAATKREPASVVGDGMSTIEELINRANRSPERSDTPTSPMGKIHVDDAMHRYLAEQDLSIETVLERDRTIFLRKVANLSAGGLSIDATPNIHPDNIVLAQDVAQHFRLTCLGIDIMTRDLSRSWKEGNFAIIEINAAPGIFMHLKPAIGNRVDVTSHILKTFFHSSAEARIPIITFNRVTLSDLQTAIAYILRHYPHWTIGAACQDGILINHSEKPLHPDYNTNIQNLLRNPKLDLLITEYPESILDRSGMFYEKSNLVVLNDPTEIEMMLAKNIFEDAKVVIKQGSKVSTQYQGLIEQYALSESFDQVYLEAIAAMIL; from the coding sequence ATGGTTGTCGATCGCATCTCCGAACTCAACCGCGTCAATGCGAGAAAAACTGATGCGTTTGATATTTTTAATATTCGTGCTTACGTTGGTGCAAATCCCTATTTGTCGATGGCTGCCATCGTGTTCGATTTTACGCTGACGAAAAATCAGAATGCGCTGCCCGTCGAGCAGTATGCCAAGATTGTGAGCGATCGCTATCCTGATTTCCGAGAAAAAACGTTTACTTCTCATGCTGATCTGTTTGCCCAGACCGTCGCGAAAGTGAGTGCACTGGAGATGGATCTGCATTTGCAGCACTGGAGTGTCACGGCTTATCCACAGTTCGATCGTATTGCAGTCGAAACGCTACATGCTCGAACCAGTCGAGAACTGATCTTTTCAGTTTGGGATTGGTTTGAAGCGATGACTCAAGGACAAGACTTTGCGATCGCAGATCACATCGAAGTGTTGCAGGCGCAGTTTCGGCGATCGGTGTATGGTGGCCCTACGGTTTATGCTTTACTCAAATCGGCTAGAGAGCTAGGCATTCCCACTTTCTATCTGTGGGATGAAGGGTTGATGCAGTATGGCTACGGGCGAAAGCAAGTCAGAGGCATTGCCACAACTTTCGAGCGGGATAGTCATCTCGATTCAGACTTCACGACACGCAAAGATGACTGCAAAGCGTTCTTGCAAACCTTAGGATTTCCTGTGCCAAAAGGTCGGATTGTTTCGAGCTTCAATGAAGCACTCAACGCAGTTGATCGCATCGGTTATCCAGTCGCGGTAAAGCCTGTGGTCGGACATAAAGGCATCGGCGTGACAGCAAATATCCAATCCGATGAAGATCTAGAAGCCGCATTCGATCGAGCAGTAGAAGCTGTTGAACCAGAACAATCGATTCGGATCATTATTGAACAGAGTATTGAAGGCGATGATTTTCGATTGTTGTGTGTGGATGGAAAGTTCATTGCTGCGACGAAGCGCGAACCTGCTTCGGTAGTCGGAGATGGAATGTCTACGATCGAGGAATTGATCAACCGAGCGAATCGCTCTCCTGAACGCAGCGATACCCCAACTTCGCCGATGGGTAAGATTCATGTCGATGACGCGATGCACCGCTATCTAGCTGAGCAGGATTTATCAATTGAGACAGTACTAGAGCGCGATCGCACAATCTTCTTGCGCAAAGTCGCGAATCTCTCTGCTGGTGGACTGAGCATTGATGCAACACCGAACATTCATCCCGATAACATTGTGCTAGCTCAGGATGTCGCTCAACATTTTCGCTTGACTTGCCTCGGCATTGATATCATGACCCGCGATCTCAGCCGCTCTTGGAAAGAAGGAAACTTTGCCATCATTGAGATCAATGCGGCTCCTGGAATTTTTATGCACTTAAAACCTGCGATCGGCAATCGAGTCGATGTGACTTCTCATATTTTGAAAACCTTCTTTCACTCAAGTGCAGAAGCTCGAATTCCGATCATCACCTTCAATCGCGTTACTCTTTCAGATTTGCAAACTGCGATCGCTTACATTCTTCGACATTATCCACATTGGACAATTGGAGCCGCTTGCCAAGATGGTATTTTGATCAATCACTCTGAAAAGCCACTGCATCCAGACTACAACACCAACATTCAGAATCTACTGAGAAATCCTAAGTTAGATTTACTGATTACTGAATATCCTGAATCCATTCTCGATCGCTCTGGCATGTTTTATGAAAAGAGCAATCTTGTTGTGCTGAATGATCCAACAGAGATCGAAATGATGTTGGCAAAAAATATTTTTGAAGATGCAAAAGTTGTGATTAAGCAAGGCAGTAAAGTTTCAACTCAATATCAAGGATTGATTGAACAATATGCTTTAAGTGAATCGTTCGATCAGGTTTACCTAGAAGCAATCGCGGCAATGATCTTGTAA